The genomic DNA GCCGCCCATTCGCTCCTGCTCGAGAAGGAGGGCCGCGAGGACGGCCAGGTGCCGCCCGACCTCACCGCGGCGGCCTTCTTCGACGTCGACAACACGATGGTGCAGGGCGCCTCGATCGTCCACTTCGCCCGCGGCCTCGCCGCGCGCAACTACTTCTCGTACTCCGACCTGGCCTCGGCCGTGTGGGCGCAGGCCAAGTTCCGGCTCACGGGCAAGGAGAACAGCGACGACGTGGCCGCCGGGCGCGAGAAGGCGCTCTCCTTCATCGCCGGGCGGTCCACCGAGGAACTCAAGGCCGTCGGCGAGGAGATCTACGACGAGATCATCGCCGACAAGATCTGGCCGGGCACCCGCGCGCTGGCGCAGATGCACCTCGATGCCGGTCAGCAGGTGTGGCTCGTGACCGCCACCCCCGTGGAACTGGCGCAGACCATCGCCGACCGGCTGGGCCTGACGGGCGCGCTCGGCACCGTGG from Tsukamurella paurometabola includes the following:
- a CDS encoding HAD family hydrolase, with amino-acid sequence MPLSDQASADERRQSAAGEASADAAHSLLLEKEGREDGQVPPDLTAAAFFDVDNTMVQGASIVHFARGLAARNYFSYSDLASAVWAQAKFRLTGKENSDDVAAGREKALSFIAGRSTEELKAVGEEIYDEIIADKIWPGTRALAQMHLDAGQQVWLVTATPVELAQTIADRLGLTGALGTVAESQDGVFTGKLVGDILHGLGKAHAVRSLAIREGLNLKRCTAYSDSHNDVPMLSLVGTAVAINPDSDLRDVARVRGWEIRDYRTGRKAAKIGVPTAIGVGAAIGGAAALIKHFSDD